One segment of Pempheris klunzingeri isolate RE-2024b chromosome 20, fPemKlu1.hap1, whole genome shotgun sequence DNA contains the following:
- the cpped1 gene encoding serine/threonine-protein phosphatase CPPED1, with protein MAGSEDIFLRATQRTFSGLTEDAEREWTGPFCFIQAADPQLGLMKAWRDGDCDGGGDVWAEEVELTKQAVEAVNQLRPRPRFMVLCGDLVHAMPDAPFREGQERDLKAALRGTDPSIPLVFVSGNHDLGNTPTPRTVEQFCSAWGDDYFSFWVGGVLCLVLNSQFFYDASACPKLKEAQETWLEEQLRRASSSTEPKPKHILVFQHIPLYLKSPDEEDDYFNLQKGVRQNLLDRFRKAGVKAVFSGHYHRNAGGRHGGLDMVVSSAIGCQLGEDTHGVRVVVVTADDVVHRYHSLEQLRAGGMDEDLRKLLPA; from the exons ATGCAGAGCGTGAGTGGACGGGACCGTTTTGCTTCATCCAGGCCGCAGACCCCCAGCTCGGGCTGATGAAGGCCTGGAGGGACGGCGACTGCGATGGCGGAGGGGACGTTTGGGCCGAGGAGGTTGAGCTCACCAAGCAGGCTGTGGAGGCCGTGAACCAGCTGAGGCCCAGGCCAAGATTTATGGTGCTGTGTGGCGACCTAGTCCATGCCATGCCAG ACGCCCCGTTCAGAGAAGGTCAAGAGCGAGACCTGAAGGCGGCCTTGAGGGGGACAGATCCCTCCATCCCGCTGGTATTTGTCAGTGGGAACCATGACCTGGGCAATACCCCCACCCCCAGGACAGTGGAGCAGTTCTGCAGCGCTTGGGGGGACGACTATTTCAGCTTCTGG GTGGGTGGTGTCCTTTGCCTGGTTCTGAACTCCCAGTTCTTCTACGACGCCTCGGCCTGCCCCAAGCTGAAGGAGGCTCAAGAGACGtggctggaggagcagctgagaaGAGCATCCTCCTCAACG GAACCCAAACCCAAACACATCCTGGTCTTCCAGCACATTCCTCTGTACCTAAAGAGTCCTGATGAGGAGGACGACTACTTCAACCTGCAGAAGGGCGTCAGGCAAAACCTACTGGACAGGTTCAGGAAGGCAG GGGTGAAAGCGGTCTTCTCCGGCCATTATCACAGAAACGCCGGCGGTCGCCACGGCGGCCTGGACATGGTCGTGAGCTCGGCCATCGGCTGCCAGCTCGGCGAGGACACCCACGGCGTCAGGGTGGTGGTCGTGACCGCCGATGATGTCGTCCATCGCTACCACAGCCTGGAGCAGCTGAGAGCGGGAGGCATGGACGAGGACCTCAGGAAGCTCCTCCCCGCCTGA